One part of the Kryptolebias marmoratus isolate JLee-2015 linkage group LG2, ASM164957v2, whole genome shotgun sequence genome encodes these proteins:
- the cluha gene encoding clustered mitochondria protein homolog isoform X1 yields the protein MVSKTDDIPASVPGCNPVDLADEPGDGAQEGKEASRTRLKDSCGCGHSADAAMVNGDGAHEHAEEPEPKQNGNADADGGEESNEQEVIVIQDTGFTVKIQAPGTEPFDLQVSPQEMVQEIHQVLMDREDTCHRTCFSLQLDGNVLDNFAELKSIEGLQEGSLLKVVEEPYTVREARIHVRHIRDLLKSLDPSDAYNGVDCNSLSFLSVFTDGDLGDSGKRKKKGNELEQIDCTPPEHILPGGKDRPLVPLQPQNKDWKPMQCLKVLTMSGWNPPPGNRKMHGDLMYLNIVTVEERHVSVTASTRGFYLNQSTTYAFNPKPANPSFLSHSLVELLSQISPAFKKNFTALQKKRVQRHPFERIATPFQVYSWTAPQVDHAMDCVRAEDAYTSRLGYEEHIPGQTRDWNEELQTTRELPQKNLPERLLRERAIFKVHSDFAAAATRGAMAVIDGNVMAINPGEETRMQMFIWNNIFFSLGFDVRDHYRELGGDAAAHAAPTNDLNGVRAYGAVDVEGLYTLGTVVVDYRGYRVTAQSIIPGILEREQEQSVIYGSIDFGKTVVSHGKYLELLDKTSRPLKVQRHKVLNEKDEAVELCSSVECKGIIGNDGRHYILDLLRTFPPDLNFLPVCGEELSADSQRHGFPRQHRHRLACLRQELIEAFVEHRYLLFMKMAALQLMQQKANKDSNKTDAPAITETSEAESNSDTTQTQITATDSSNASQVPTDGTGQTDNGTDSQMATESEENSSKPTTNGPAEHAGAQNGECKSPLEGKELEESIPGLAQAKELAETLVAEDGSGVDPKSREVVLNACKAVGSISNTSFDIRFNPDIFSPGVRFPDDSLEDVQKQKQLLKDSAAFLVSCQIPSLIKDCLDHSALPLDGVTLSEALHQRGINIRYLGTVLEFVDKTPAKAQLEHFYRIGITELITRCAKHIFRTYLQGVELSALSAAVSHFLNCFLSSFPDAVAHLPLDELVSRRKSRKRRNRVPGSGDNTAWASLTPSELWKNIASEAQSYYHFTLQCESVDQVVERYNLQKTTLLREISVKTGIQILLKEYNFDSRHKLAFTEEDILNIFPVVKHVNPKASDAFHFFQSGQAKVQQGFLKEGCELINEALNLFNNVYGAMHIEICACLRLLARLNYIMGDHPEALSNQQKAVLMSERVLGIEHPNTIQEYMHLALYCFANGQLSTALKLLYRARYLMLLVCGEDHPEMALIDSNIGLVLHGVMEYDLSLRFLENALTINTKYHGPRSLKVALSHHLVARVYESKAEFRSALQHEKEGYTIYKNQMGEAHEKTKESSEYLKYLTQQAVALQRTMNEIYKNGSNASIMPLKFTAPSMASILEQLNIINGIIFIPLSQKDLENLKAEVQRRQQLQELGKSEEPTEGVPLELEDKIPVD from the exons ATGGTGAGCAAGACAGATGACATCCCGGCGTCGGTGCCTGGCTGTAATCCGGTTGACCTGGCGGACGAACCGGGGGATGGAGCCCAGGAGGGCAAAGAGGCGAGCAGGACACGTCTGAAGGATTCCTGCGGCTGTG gGCACAGTGCAGACGCAGCCATGGTGAACGGAGACGGAGCTCACGAGCACGCGGAGGAGCCGGAACCCAAGCAGAACGGGAACGCCGACGCGGACGGAGGGGAAGAGTCCAACGAGCAGGAAGTGATAGTGATCCAGGACACGGGCTTCACCGTGAAGATCCAGGCTCCTGGAACGGAGCCGTTTGACCTGCAG GTATCCCCCCAGGAAATGGTGCAGGAGATCCATCAGGTGTTGATGGACCGCGAGGACACCTGCCACCGCACCTGCTTCTCGCTGCAGCTGGACGGGAACGTGCTGGACAACTTCGCGGAGCTGAAGTCCATCGAGGGCCTGCAGGAGGGCTCGCTGCTCAAAGTGGTCGAAG AGCCGTACACGGTGCGCGAAGCCCGCATTCACGTGCGCCACATCCGagacctgctgaaaagcctGGACCCGTCCGACGCCTACAACGGAGTGGACTGCAACTCGCTGTCTTTCCTCAGCGTCTTCACTGACGGAGACCTCGGAG ACAGCGgcaagaggaagaagaagggcAACGAGCTGGAGCAGATCGACTGTACCCCCCCAGAGCACATCCTGCCTGGTGGCAAAGACCGCCCCCTGGTGCCCCTCCAGCCTCAGAACAAGGACTGGAAG CCCATGCAGTGCCTGAAGGTCCTAACCATGAGCGGCTGGAACCCTCCGCCTGGAAACAGGAAGATGCACGGCGACCTCATGTACCTGAACATCGTGACGGTGGAGGAGCGGCATGTCAGCGTCACCGCCTCCACTCGCGGCTTCTACCTCAACCA GTCGACAACCTACGCCTTCAACCCGAAACCAGCCAACCCGAGTTTCCTGAGCCACTCTCTGGTGGAGCTGCTGAGCCAGATCAGCCCTGCCTTCAAGAAGAACTTCACTGCACTGCAGAAGAAAAG AGTTCAAAGACACCCGTTTGAGAGGATCGCCACGCCTTTCCAGGTGTACAGCTGGACCGCTCCGCAGGTCGATCACGCTATGGACTGCGTCAGGGCGGAGGACGCCTACACCTCCCGCCTGGGTTATGAGGAGCACATACCTGGACAG accAGAGATTGGAACGAGGAGCTGCAGACCACCAGAGAGCTTCCCCAGAAGAACCTACCTGAGCGACTGCTGAGGGAGAGAGCCATTTTTAAG GTCCATAGCGACTTTGCGGCCGCCGCCACTCGAGGTGCCATGGCGGTAATCGACGGGAATGTAATGGCAATCAACCCTGGCGAGGAGACGCGCATGCAGATGTTCATCTGGAACAACATCTTCTTCAGCCTGGGCTTCGATGTGCGGGACCATTATCGCGAGCTGGGCGGCGACGCGGCCGCCCACGCCGCGCCCACCAATGACTTGAACGGCGTGCGGGCTTACGGGGCGGTGGACGTGGAGGGCCTCTACACCTTGGGAACAGTTGTGGTGGACTACAGGGGCTACCGAGTCACGGCCCAGTCCATCATCCCGGGCATCCTGGAGCGCGAGCAGGAGCAGAGCGTCATCTACGGCTCCATCGACTTTGGAAAGACCGTTGTTTCTCACGGCAAGTACCTGGAGCTGCTCGACAAGACCAGCAGGCCGCTGAAG GTTCAGCGGCACAAAGTGCTGAACGAGAAGGACGAGGCCGTGGAGCTGTGCTCCTCTGTCGAATGTAAAGGCATCATTGGGAATGATGGCCGACATTACATTCTGGACCTCCTCCGCACCTTCCCTCCGGACCTCAACTTCCTGCCTGTGTGCGGAGAGGAGCTGTCCGCAGACAGCCAGCGCCATGGATTCCCCCGCCAGCATCGCCATCGCTTGGCTTGTCTTCGCCAGGAGCTCATCGAGGCCTTTGTTGAGCACAG atACCTTCTTTTCATGAAGATGGCAGCGTTACAGCTTATGCAGCAAAAGGCGAACAAGGACTCTAATAAGACTGATGCGCCGGCCATCACTGAAACCTCCGAGGCAGAGAGCAATTCTGATACGACCCAGACCCAGATTACTGCCACAGACTCCTCTAATGCCTCACAAGTGCCCACAGACGGCACAGGCCAGACAGACAACGGTACTGACTCTCAAATGGCGACTGAAAGCGAAGAAAACTCCTCAAAGCCTACGACAAACGGGCCTGCAGAGCACGCAGGCGCTCAGAACGGGGAATGCAAAAGCCCATTGGAGGGTAAGGAGCTTGAGGAAAGTATTCCAGGATTAGCTCAGGCCAAAGAGCTGGCGGAGACCTTAGTTGCCGAAGATGGATCTGGTGTTG ATCCCAAAAGCCGTGAAGTGGTCCTGAATGCCTGCAAGGCCGTAGGCTCCATCAGCAACACGTCTTTCGATATTCGCTTCAACCCCGACATCTTCTCTCCAG GAGTGCGTTTTCCAGACGACAGCTTAGAGGACgtccagaagcagaaacagcttCTCAAAGACTCTGCTGCCTTCTTGGTGTCGTGTCAGATCCCGTCGTTG ATCAAAGACTGTTTGGACCACAGCGCTCTGCCCCTGGATGGAGTCACACTAAGTGAGGCCTTGCACCAAAGAGGCATCAATATTCGCTATTTAGGCACAGTTTTAGAGTTTGTGGATAAAACTCCCGCCAAAGCCCAGCTGGAGCACTTCTAC AGAATAGGAATCACCGAGCTGATCACCAGGTGTGCTAAACATATCTTTAGGACGTACCTCCAG GGCGTGGAGCTGTCTGCTCTGTCCGCAGCGGTAAGTCACTTCCTGAACTGCTTCCTGAGCTCCTTCCCCGACGCCGTCGCCCACCTGCCTCTCGACGAGCTCGTGTCGCGCCGCAAAAGCCGCAAGCGCCGCAACAGGGTCCCCGGGTCTGGCGACAACACGGCATGGGCCAGCCTGACGCCCAGCGAGCTGTGGAAGAACATCGCGTCCGAGGCTCAGAGCTACTATCACTTCACCCTACAGTG TGAAAGTGTCGATCAGGTCGTGGAGAGATACAACCTTCAGAAAACCACCCTGCTCCGAGAAATTTCAGTCAAAACCGGCATCCAG ATTCTCCTCAAGGAGTACAACTTCGACAGCCGCCACAAGCTGGCCTTCACGGAGGAGGACATCCTGAACATTTTCCCCGTCGTGAAGCACGTCAACCCCAAAGCCTCAGACGCCTTCCACTTCTTCCAGAGTGGGCAGGCCAAAGTGCAGCAAG GTTTTCTGAAGGAGGGCTGCGAACTAATCAACGAGGCTCTGAACCTTTTCAACAACGTGTACGGCGCCATGCACATAGAGATCTGTGCCTGCCTGCGCCTGCTGGCACGCCTTAATTACATCATGGGAGACCACCCCGAG GCTCTCAGCAACCAGCAGAAAGCTGTCCTGATGAGTGAAAGAGTCCTCGGCATCGAGCACCCAAACACAATTCAAGAATAT ATGCACCTGGCTCTGTACTGCTTTGCAAACGGCCAGCTTTCGACCGCCCTGAAGCTGCTTTATCGCGCTCGTTACCTCATGCTGTTGGTTTGTGGAGAGGACCACCCGGAGATGGCGCTAATAGAC AGTAATATCGGGCTTGTTCTACATGGAGTGATGGAGTACGATTTATCTCTGAGGTTCCTGGAGAACGCTTTGACCATCAACACAAAGTACCACGGTCCCCGGTCCCTCAAAGTGGCCCTCAG CCATCATTTGGTTGCGAGGGTTTATGAAAGCAAGGCGGAGTTTCGCTCTGCCCTGCAGCACGAGAAGGAGGGCTACACCATTTACAAGAACCAG ATGGGCGAGGCTCATGAGAAAACCAAAGAGAGCTCGGAGTATTTGAAGTATCTGACCCAGCAGGCTGTAGCTCTGCAGAGAACCATGAATGAGATTTACAAGAACGGCTCCAACGCCAGCATCATGCCCCTCAAG TTCACTGCTCCCAGCATGGCCAGCATCCTGGAGCAGCTCAACATCATCAATGGCATCATCTTCATACCGCTCAG ccaaaaGGATCTGGAAAACCTGAAGGCCGAGGTGCAgaggaggcagcagctgcaggagctggggAAGAGCGAGGAGCCCACAGAGGGCGTCCCACTCGAACTAGAAGACAAAATCCCTGTtgattaa